A region of Candidatus Latescibacter sp. DNA encodes the following proteins:
- a CDS encoding DUF362 domain-containing protein: MFTRRRFMQTLAAAGTTAVAAPIHALTSRTQASTGYFGAHPFIDNHPDSVFIYRTKVDGDKNAIAKKQAGLEFTRSVIVPKADGVPLTHLVPIKPNIRVNPSLVGAAKYATVSGDFVGADVYFTEGVIEGLKELGLSANQIFLREVNGTPTSFTLGYTEMSKRTGVELRFMGQSVGTISANDLVWTDTPENLFFRKMPHLWPINSQNSWLLNIAKMKTHGMCVTLCAKNLQGTLAIPYQQHCAAPTSTLGITSANLNPKWSADIKANFDRHKADKVPRWDRPGSDWNCGLGMETWASRNTDNNAALAAKTGLHIIEAVYGRDGDFSRGPNPSGNDNNQNGDPLNYMMNYIIFGKNAYHVDIVGHWLAGHEPGNIGLFHLAKDRGLAKTFNPVNIPVYEWKADGTAALTPLTNFTRTPLKTYYLQRNYSGQTEPFWHLVNEPYTYPTEPPSGIADKSEPRAFVLHQNHPNPFNPYTAIEYDLPRSGYTRLEVYNSYGQLMDVLVDGYQARGAHMAVWNSNNRASGTYFYRFRFGDFTETKKMTLLR; the protein is encoded by the coding sequence ATGTTTACCCGTAGAAGATTCATGCAGACCCTTGCGGCGGCGGGGACAACCGCTGTGGCCGCCCCTATACATGCCCTGACATCGAGGACGCAGGCATCTACAGGGTATTTCGGAGCACACCCCTTTATCGATAATCATCCCGACTCGGTGTTCATCTACCGCACCAAGGTGGATGGAGATAAGAACGCCATTGCAAAAAAGCAGGCCGGACTCGAATTCACCCGCTCGGTTATTGTCCCGAAAGCGGATGGCGTCCCGCTCACGCACCTCGTTCCCATCAAGCCGAATATCCGGGTGAATCCCAGTCTCGTCGGAGCGGCCAAGTATGCGACGGTCAGTGGGGATTTCGTGGGAGCCGATGTATACTTTACGGAAGGAGTCATCGAGGGGTTGAAAGAGCTTGGGCTCTCCGCGAACCAGATATTCCTGCGCGAAGTGAATGGAACGCCTACCAGTTTCACTCTGGGGTATACCGAGATGTCCAAGCGCACCGGCGTCGAATTGCGATTTATGGGACAGTCGGTCGGGACAATCAGCGCGAACGACCTTGTCTGGACGGATACTCCCGAAAATCTGTTCTTCCGAAAAATGCCCCACCTCTGGCCGATCAATTCCCAGAACTCCTGGCTTCTCAATATCGCAAAGATGAAAACTCACGGCATGTGTGTCACCCTCTGCGCCAAGAATCTCCAGGGAACCCTCGCCATACCCTACCAGCAGCACTGCGCCGCCCCCACCAGCACATTGGGTATAACATCGGCAAACCTGAATCCAAAATGGTCGGCCGATATCAAGGCCAATTTCGACCGTCATAAAGCCGATAAGGTTCCCCGCTGGGACCGTCCCGGTTCCGACTGGAACTGCGGTCTCGGCATGGAAACCTGGGCCTCCCGCAATACGGACAACAACGCCGCGCTCGCTGCAAAAACCGGATTGCACATTATCGAAGCGGTTTATGGCCGCGACGGAGATTTTTCGCGGGGTCCCAATCCGTCCGGGAATGACAATAACCAGAATGGCGATCCCTTGAATTACATGATGAATTACATCATCTTCGGGAAGAATGCCTATCATGTGGATATAGTCGGGCATTGGCTGGCCGGGCACGAACCGGGGAATATCGGGCTCTTCCATCTGGCGAAGGATCGGGGTCTGGCCAAAACTTTCAATCCGGTGAATATCCCGGTCTATGAGTGGAAAGCCGACGGCACGGCAGCGCTCACCCCGCTTACGAATTTTACCCGCACGCCGCTCAAGACCTATTACCTCCAGCGGAATTACAGCGGCCAGACCGAGCCGTTCTGGCACCTGGTGAACGAACCGTACACGTATCCCACGGAGCCCCCATCGGGAATCGCGGATAAATCGGAGCCGCGGGCGTTTGTGCTCCACCAGAATCATCCAAATCCGTTCAATCCATACACTGCCATCGAGTATGATCTGCCCCGGAGCGGGTATACCCGGCTCGAGGTATACAATTCCTACGGCCAGTTGATGGATGTCCTGGTGGACGGCTACCAGGCGCGGGGGGCGCATATGGCGGTCTGGAACAGCAATAACCGGGCTTCCGGTACCTATTTCTACCGGTTCCGGTTCGGGGATTTCACCGAGACGAAAAAGATGACTCTTCTGAGATAG